From Sulfitobacter pacificus, one genomic window encodes:
- a CDS encoding regulator, with protein MAILKFTASAVAAQITHARSCSTFLPNWNGPIDKPALILIVGNGVHLRSNGIDGSTTRIVTTEQSDPSLAFANGINPFRDSDWMARRQMAFRDLTGQFYTDFLDDVQTLIDRGQGAIRLATDGHSIRVFVRRASDFLIGGTYEVPSGLGGTFRVVLKDACDTFAIVQNCGNCADFDAMQPYRVPLDALKELEDRRAA; from the coding sequence ATGGCTATTCTCAAGTTCACCGCGTCCGCTGTTGCGGCGCAAATCACGCACGCGCGCTCGTGTTCAACCTTCCTGCCCAATTGGAACGGGCCAATCGACAAGCCGGCCCTGATCCTCATCGTTGGCAACGGCGTGCATCTGCGCTCCAACGGTATCGATGGCTCTACCACGCGTATTGTCACCACCGAGCAGTCCGATCCCAGCTTGGCCTTTGCGAACGGCATCAATCCATTTCGGGACAGCGATTGGATGGCACGGCGTCAAATGGCGTTCCGCGATCTGACCGGGCAGTTCTACACAGACTTCCTTGACGATGTGCAGACACTTATTGATCGCGGGCAGGGGGCCATTCGACTGGCCACCGATGGTCATTCCATCCGCGTCTTTGTGCGCCGCGCGTCGGATTTTTTGATTGGTGGCACCTATGAGGTGCCTTCGGGTCTTGGCGGAACATTCCGAGTGGTCTTGAAGGACGCCTGCGACACCTTTGCCATAGTGCAGAACTGCGGCAACTGTGCGGACTTCGACGCCATGCAGCCGTATCGCGTGCCGCTTGATGCGCTGAAGGAACTTGAAGACCGGAGGGCAGCGTAG
- a CDS encoding ParB/RepB/Spo0J family partition protein: MTNALKSVSVAIGDLVAHPANVRSKSPEEYASDNISNLKASIGVLGIIQPLLVQKIDGKFGVLAGGRRRAALNELVADKAAKGFTIKTKIECRLVPDNCDVTTALSLAENITQAPMNAIDEFEAFARMMEVDGQSPDTIAKTFGTTIAAVKGRLRYGLIHPDIRAAARAKTITLDTMKAFADHPSQAVQLEVYEALTGDDSYVQAYMVRQALKTRGVQVSDDIGAFVREDYEARGGPIAADLLEEHSVLEDIALVEVIMVEKLTAAAEEARAQMGFAWAEALVRYDYATMAEYGRVYPGLIEPDATGQKRVDAITDELEKLQLEMEDETLETDAYNALYDRVDALEEEARDLQEAYSADDLAQGGVIASWSNGKITLHVGLVRPEDKPEATSQTTSASGTSGDAEGQGADAIVYPASLTQDLKTERAMALGAAMTLHPEATLDLTLFKLVTDVLGGMSATHGIKVEARKEYRSHAKMDEIDGTSLEQVAEAHDALDLSWADEAKSPADQFASFRALEAGEKAKLVAYATASTTQSCLARSVQSDSLMHDFEIEVMPDIRAHWTPNAALFNRFKKAWLLKILGEELGLAQEAVTLASMSKKEIVAFCDKLFAEPFATLTEAQHAAVAAWCPPMMQTTGGVSLVVDAEEDAAQTETVQAKAA; this comes from the coding sequence ATGACAAATGCACTCAAATCCGTTTCCGTCGCCATTGGCGATCTTGTCGCCCACCCCGCCAATGTGCGCAGCAAGTCACCGGAGGAATATGCCTCCGACAATATTTCCAACCTCAAAGCCAGCATCGGCGTTCTGGGCATCATCCAACCGCTGCTTGTGCAAAAGATCGATGGCAAGTTCGGCGTATTGGCAGGTGGTCGACGTCGCGCTGCCTTGAACGAATTGGTCGCTGATAAGGCCGCCAAGGGCTTCACCATCAAAACCAAGATCGAATGCCGCTTGGTGCCGGACAACTGTGATGTAACCACGGCCCTATCGTTGGCCGAGAACATCACGCAGGCACCGATGAACGCTATCGACGAGTTCGAGGCGTTTGCGCGCATGATGGAGGTTGATGGCCAATCGCCGGACACCATCGCCAAGACCTTCGGGACAACAATCGCCGCCGTCAAAGGCCGTTTGCGTTATGGTTTAATCCACCCAGATATTCGCGCTGCGGCGCGCGCCAAGACGATCACGCTCGATACAATGAAGGCCTTTGCGGACCATCCAAGCCAGGCCGTGCAGCTTGAGGTGTATGAGGCACTGACAGGCGATGACAGCTATGTGCAGGCCTATATGGTGCGTCAGGCGCTCAAAACCCGCGGTGTGCAGGTGAGCGACGATATCGGGGCCTTCGTGCGCGAGGACTATGAGGCGCGGGGTGGTCCCATCGCTGCTGATCTGCTCGAGGAGCATTCGGTGTTGGAAGACATCGCGCTGGTCGAGGTGATCATGGTCGAGAAACTCACCGCCGCCGCCGAAGAGGCACGGGCCCAAATGGGGTTTGCATGGGCCGAGGCGTTGGTGCGCTACGATTATGCAACGATGGCAGAATATGGTCGCGTCTATCCGGGACTGATCGAGCCTGATGCCACTGGTCAAAAGCGCGTGGATGCAATCACCGATGAGCTGGAGAAACTGCAACTTGAAATGGAGGACGAAACCCTCGAGACGGATGCCTACAATGCCCTCTACGATCGCGTGGATGCGCTCGAGGAAGAAGCGCGGGATCTGCAAGAGGCCTACAGTGCAGACGATCTTGCGCAGGGTGGTGTCATCGCATCCTGGTCAAACGGCAAAATTACGCTGCATGTCGGCTTGGTACGGCCAGAGGACAAGCCTGAGGCGACATCGCAGACGACCAGCGCCAGTGGCACGTCTGGCGACGCAGAAGGGCAGGGCGCAGACGCAATCGTCTATCCCGCCTCGCTGACCCAAGACCTCAAGACCGAACGGGCAATGGCGCTCGGGGCTGCCATGACCCTGCATCCCGAAGCCACGCTCGATCTGACATTGTTCAAGCTGGTCACGGATGTGCTTGGTGGCATGAGCGCAACCCACGGCATCAAGGTCGAGGCCCGCAAGGAATACCGCAGCCACGCCAAGATGGATGAGATCGATGGCACATCGCTGGAACAGGTGGCCGAGGCGCATGACGCGCTCGATCTGTCCTGGGCGGACGAGGCGAAGTCTCCGGCAGATCAGTTTGCGTCGTTCCGCGCACTTGAAGCTGGCGAGAAAGCCAAACTGGTCGCCTATGCCACGGCCAGCACGACGCAGTCCTGTTTGGCGCGCAGCGTTCAGAGCGACAGCCTGATGCACGACTTCGAGATCGAGGTCATGCCTGACATTCGCGCGCATTGGACGCCGAACGCGGCGCTGTTCAACCGGTTCAAGAAGGCGTGGCTGCTCAAAATCCTTGGCGAAGAGCTCGGCCTCGCGCAGGAGGCGGTCACACTGGCCTCCATGAGCAAGAAAGAGATCGTTGCCTTTTGTGACAAGCTTTTCGCCGAGCCATTTGCAACGCTGACAGAGGCACAACACGCGGCCGTTGCCGCATGGTGTCCGCCGATGATGCAAACGACCGGTGGCGTTAGTTTGGTTGTGGATGCAGAGGAAGACGCCGCTCAAACCGAGACTGTTCAAGCGAAAGCCGCCTGA